From Bacillus oleivorans, the proteins below share one genomic window:
- a CDS encoding histidine kinase N-terminal domain-containing protein: MFATKLHIHDYLESYKFSLLESWSKKIIVSPNDPYQGNILKNGEMMYSIIQKAIMIPYEEMKPHIELLAKRVAEERVASEINIGEFVYNVSIGRSEIFHQLYKLDFKDKHSFLQEIFDNINLCFDWFLYCAVSHYDELKDKIIEEKKSFINQSHKDRLTLLGQMTSSFIHEFRNPLTSIQGFVQLLRSDHPTVPYLDIIAGEIEQLNFRISQFLLLSKKELIGKEKGKIDLQLLIEEILSFLYPSLLGAKVEVFKQLQIDTYIYGYQDELRQVFMNILFNAIDVLQNYRPDPKIYIQSYTYDNQVIVKLSNNGPAIPPALLQTIFEPFVTTKQLGTGLGLFVCKEIIEKHKGVLECISNLEETTFKMTFPIHP; encoded by the coding sequence ATGTTTGCAACTAAGCTTCACATTCATGATTATTTGGAATCCTATAAATTTTCTTTACTTGAAAGTTGGAGCAAGAAAATTATAGTTTCTCCAAATGATCCCTATCAGGGAAATATATTAAAAAATGGCGAGATGATGTATTCAATTATCCAGAAGGCAATTATGATACCTTACGAGGAAATGAAGCCACACATCGAATTGTTAGCTAAAAGGGTGGCTGAAGAAAGAGTTGCCTCAGAAATCAATATTGGCGAGTTTGTTTATAACGTTAGCATAGGGAGAAGTGAAATTTTTCATCAATTATACAAGCTCGATTTCAAAGATAAACATTCGTTTTTACAAGAAATCTTTGACAATATCAATCTATGTTTTGATTGGTTTTTATACTGCGCTGTCAGCCATTATGATGAACTGAAGGATAAAATTATTGAAGAAAAAAAAAGCTTTATTAATCAATCTCATAAAGATCGGTTAACTTTGCTTGGTCAAATGACTTCAAGTTTTATTCATGAATTTCGTAATCCGCTAACATCGATTCAAGGCTTTGTGCAATTACTGCGTTCCGATCATCCGACTGTCCCTTATCTTGATATTATTGCAGGAGAAATTGAACAATTAAACTTTCGGATATCTCAATTTCTGCTTCTATCTAAAAAAGAATTGATTGGAAAAGAAAAAGGAAAAATTGATCTGCAGCTTTTAATCGAAGAAATCCTTTCTTTTTTATATCCAAGTCTATTAGGCGCTAAAGTAGAGGTATTTAAACAATTACAAATAGATACTTACATTTATGGTTACCAGGATGAACTTCGGCAAGTCTTTATGAACATACTATTTAATGCGATTGATGTGCTGCAAAACTACCGTCCTGACCCTAAAATTTATATTCAATCCTATACATATGATAATCAAGTGATTGTAAAACTTTCAAACAATGGACCTGCTATTCCTCCTGCCTTACTCCAAACAATTTTTGAACCGTTTGTCACTACAAAACAGTTAGGGACTGGCCTGGGTTTATTTGTTTGCAAAGAAATCATTGAAAAACATAAAGGTGTACTAGAGTGCATCTCAAATTTGGAGGAAACTACTTTTAAAATGACCTTCCCGATCCATCCATGA